The window GCCAAGGAACTGGGGGTGGACCTCGAGGTCCACTCCGCCGGCACCGAGAAGACCTTCGTCAAGGAGGAGGCCAAAAGGGTGATGGCCGAGGTGGGGGTTGACCTAAAGGGGCACGCCTCCAAGACCCTTCTGGAGGTGCCCGACCCGTGGGGGTTTGACCTGGTCCTCACCGTCTGCGACGCCGCACGGGAAGCCTGCCCCGCCTACCCCGCCAAGACGCAAAAGCGCCACGTCTCCTTCCCCGACCCTTCGGGAAAACCCCTGGAGGAGTGGCGCCGGGTGCGGGACGCCTTGGGGCGCATGGCCCGGTACCTGGTGGAAAACCTCAAGGCAGGGCGCATCCCCACGGATGCGGAGCTAGAGGAAGCCGCAAGGTAGCCCCATCGGGCTCACCCGGCCTCCAGGTCCCCCACGTGGATGGCCGCCACCCCAAAGGTGAGGAGCTCGTAGCGCACCCTAAAGCCCGCCTCCTCCATCAGGGCCTTTAGGGCCTCCGGTGGAGGAAAGGCCCCCACGCTTTCCGGCAGGTAGCGATAGGCCCCAAAGCTTCCCGAAACCAGCCCCCCCAGGAAGGGCAAGACCCTTTGGAAATAGACCCGGTAGACCAGGCCAAAGGCCCCCTTTGGAGGTGGGGGAAACTCCAGGATGACGAGCCGCCCCCCAGGGGCCAGGACCCGGCGTAGCTCCAATAGGGCCATCCGGTAGTCGGCGAAGTTGCGGAAACCAAAGGCGATGGTAACGGCATCAAAGCTCCCTCCAGGGAAGGGAAGGGCCAGGGCATCCGCCTCCAGGAACTCCACCCCTAACCCCTGGGCCTGCGCCTTCTTGCGGGCGATCCCCAGCATGGGCGGGGCAAAGTCCGCCCCCACCACCTGGGCATGGGGAGCCTTCCTTTTCAGCATCAAGGCCAGGTCCCCGGTGCCCGTGGCCAGGTCCAGAATCCGCCTGGGGTTTTTCTCCAGGGCCAAGGCCACCGCCCGCCTGCGCCAGCGAAGATCGGCCCCAAAGGAAAGAAGCCGGTTCAAAAGGTCGTAGCGGGGGGCGATCTCCGAAAACATGCGCCGCACCCGCTTGGCCTTTTCCTCCGGCGAAACCGCCACGGAAGGAGTCTAACACCTTCCAGGACTTTAGACCCACGGGGCTAGGGTACAATCTTGGGCGTGTTGACGGACGAGAGGCGCCTAGGAGTCCTGGTGGCCTTGGGAGGAGGGGTTCTTTTCCTCCTTTGGTACCTGGCCCCCTGGGCGGTACCCCATCGCCTTTTTGGCGGCGAAGGCGTGCTCCTAAGCCCCTTCGGCCACCACCTGCCCCAAGGAAGCCTGCCCCAGGGTTACCGGGATGGCTGGCTCCTTTGGACCTTCTACCCCTCCCTGGCCTGGCTGGGCCTTACCCTGGCCCTGGCCTGGACCCCCAAGCCCGCCCGGAAGCTCTACCTCATGGGGGTCCTGGGCCTAGGCCTCTTCCTCCTCGCCTACCTCCTCTTCCAAGCCAGCGTGGCCCAGGTGAACGCCGGGGCAGAACGGCCCATCCTCAGGCGCTACAGCCTGGGGCTTGGGAGCTACGCCACCTTGGCCTTTAGCCTGTACCTTCTCCTTTTGGCCCGGCTTTTTTCCCCGGGTGGCCTGGCCTTTTTGGTGCGCCGGCGCGGGGTGGTGGTGCCCCTTTTCTCCCTCCTTCTGGCCTCCTTGCTGGGCGGGGTCATCGTGGCGGTGATGAAGAGGGCCCCGGGGGAGGCCCAGAGCCTGAGGGAAGCCTGGATGCTGAAGCTGGACCTCATCACCTACACCTACCAGCTCCTCTATAGCCCCCTGGTCAACCCCTCGGGCTTCCTGCAAAGCCTCCTTCTCGCCACCCCCTTGATCTTCACCGGGCTGGCCGTGGCCTTGGGCTTCCGCGGGGGACTTTTCAACATCGGGGCCCCGGGGCAGCTCATCCTGGGGGCCATCGCCGCCATGCTGGTGGGGGTGTACCTGCCCGGTCCCAGGTGGCTGGTGCTCCCCCTGGCCATCCTGGCCGCCGCCCTGGCCGGGGGGCTTTGGGGCGCCCTTCCGGGATGGCTTAAGGCCCGCTTCGGGGCCCACGAGGTGATCAACACCATCATGCTGAACTACATCGCCGCAAGCCTCTTCCTCTTCCTTATCTCCGCCAACGAGTACAAGTTCTTCGGGCGCACCCTGTATCTGCCCTTCAAGTACCCGGGCTACGAGGCCCGGAGCCACGAGATCCGCCCCGAGGCCCGCATCCCCCACTGGACCGAGCTGGTGGCCCCGGGCGGGGAGCTTTCCTTCGCCCTACCCTTGGCCCTCCTCTTGGGCCTCCTGGGCTACTTCCTTACCCGGAAGAGCCTAGGCCATCGGGTGCTCATGGGCCTCCTTGGGGGTGTGGTGGGCTACGTGATGGGGGGCCTTTTGCCTGGACCCGGGGTGAGCTTTGGCCCCGACCTCACCTCGGTGCGGCTTAACGGGGCCTTCCTTTTGGCCCTTTTGGCCCTTTTCTTCTTCCACTTCTACGTCTTCCGCACCGTGGGGGGATATGAGCTCAGGGCCATGGGCTTGGCCCCCAAGGCCGCGGAGTACGGGGGGGTGATGGCCGGGCGGAAGGTGGTGCTCATCATGTTCCTGGCCGGGGCTTTGGCGGGCCTGGCCGCCACCCACTACGTGCTGGGCGGAGGGATCGACGAGTACCGCCTGAAGCAAGCCCTTCCCTACTCTGTGGGTTTTGACGGCATCGCCGTGGCCCTCATGGGCCAGAACACCCCCTTGGGGGTGGGCCTAGCCGCTTGGCTTTTCGGCATCCTCCTCACGGGGGGCTTGCAGGTGAACCTGCAGCTGGGCATCAGCCGGGAGTTGGTGGCGGTGCTTCAGGCCTTGATCGTGCTCTTCATCGCCGCCGGGGGCTTCCTGCCCCGCTACTTCACCGATCCCTTAAGGGCAGCGGAGGTGGAGGTTAGGGAAGAGGCCCGCAAACGGGAGGAAAGGGGGGAGGCCCGATGAACCTGGACACGGCCTTTTGGATCGCCCTCTTCTTCTCCACCCTGCGCCAGACCACACCCCTTTTGCTCACCGCCCTGGGGGGGATGTTCTCCGAAAGGAGCGGGGTGGTGAACATCGCCCTCGAGGGCATCATCCTCTTCGGGGCCCTCACCGCAGCGGTGGTGGTGGAAAGGCTGGAATACGCCCTAGGCCCCGGACCCCATCCTTGGCTTCCCTGGGTGGGGGTCTTGAGCGCCATGGCCGTGGGTGGGCTGGTGGCCTGGGTGCACGCCGTGGTTTCCATCAAGTACCGGGCAGACCAGATCATCAGCGCCACCGCCATCAACCTCCTCGCCCTGGGAGCCCCTAGCCTGGTGCTCACCTACTTCTACGGCAACGCCACCAACTCCAAGGAGGTGGTGAACCGCCTCCCCCTTTGGGGCCCCGAAGGCTTTGCCCTTTCCCCCCTGGTCTACCTGGCCTTTCTCCTGGTGCCCCTAAGCTGGTGGATCCTCTTCAAGACCCCCTTTGGCCTGCGGCTTAGAGCCGTGGGCGAGCACCCCGAGGCCGCCGACACCTTGGGGGTGAACGTGTACCGTATGCGCTACATCGGGGTGGTTCTCTCCGGGATCCTGGCGGGCCTCGCCGGGGCCTATCTGGCCATCGGCTTCCTCAACCAGTTTGTGCGGGGCATGTCGGCGGGCATGGGCTTCATCTCCCTGGCGGCCATGATCTTCGGCAAATGGCACCCCTTGGGCATCCTCTTCTCCACCCTGCTTTTCGGCTTCGCCAGCGCCCTGGCCATCCAGCTTCAGGGTACGGAGATCCTGCCCGCCGTCTTGGTGCAAGCCTTCCCCTACGTGGTCACCGTCTTGGTGTTGGCAGGCTTCATGGGCAAAAGCCGTCCTCCGGCCGCGGTGGGCAAGCCCTACGAGAAGTAGGGTCAAGGGGTCCAGGTTTTGGCCAGCTGCCCAAAGCGGCGGCTTAGGGTGAGGGTACTACCGTCTTGGAAGCGAAGGATCACCTGCCCCCTGCCCAGGGTGAAGTCCACCACCTCCTCCCCGGCTAGGCCCTGGACAAAGTGGGCGAAGCCATCCGAGCGCAGGTAAAGAAAACCCTCCCCCAAAGGGGTTTGCAGAAAGACCTGGGCCTCGGTGCCCTGGCGGTTCAAGGCCATCCGCCTCACCCAAAGGGCAAAAACCTGGGCTCGGCTCATCCCCGCTAGGCCAGTTCCTCCTTGGCCACCTCCACCGTCTTCCCCTCCTCCAGGAAGAGCTCCACCGTCCCCTTCAAGGGGTTCACCTTTTGCACCTTGCCACACACCCCTTCCTTGGTGCAGACTCGGGCGTTTTTGCGGGGGAGCTCCGCAAGAAGCTCCTGGTATACAGGGTGCTCATAGGCCAGGCAGCAAAGGAGCCGGCCGCAGGGGCCGGAGATCTTTTCGGGGTTTAAGGGAAGCCCCTGGTCGCGGGCCAGTTTGATGGACACCTGGGCGAAACCCTGGAGCCAGGTGGAGCAGCAAGACTCCATCCCACAAGCCCCCAAGGTTCCCAGATAGGCGGCCTCCTCCCGGGGGCCCTCCGCCAGGAACTCCACCCGGGCCCCAAAGCGTTCGGCAAGCTCCCGGGTAAAGCGCCGGAGGTTGACCCGCTCCTCCGCAGCGTAGTGCACGGAAAGGTGGCGGCCATCCAGGGTGAAGTCGCACCCCAGCACCTTAGCCCTCACCCCCTCTTCCTGAAGGCGGGCCCTGAGGTAAAAGGCCGCCTCCTCCGCCTTGGCCCGGAGCCTTAAGGCCAGGTCCAGATCCTCCTTGGTGGCCAGGCGCACCACCTCCCCCGCCTCCTTCTCCTTGCGGGGAGGGGTGCGCACCTTTCCCACCTCCAAGCCCCGGCCCGTGCGCACCACCACATACGCCTCCAGGGGAGGGGGCTCCCCTTGGAAGCGAAAGTAGCGTAGGACAGGGGTGCGGGCTTTGCGCAGATCGGCGTGCAAGCGAACGCCCACGGTCATGTTTCC is drawn from Thermus caldifontis and contains these coding sequences:
- a CDS encoding arsenate reductase ArsC, whose translation is MRLLVLCTHNSARSQMAEAWLRHWAKELGVDLEVHSAGTEKTFVKEEAKRVMAEVGVDLKGHASKTLLEVPDPWGFDLVLTVCDAAREACPAYPAKTQKRHVSFPDPSGKPLEEWRRVRDALGRMARYLVENLKAGRIPTDAELEEAAR
- the ubiE gene encoding bifunctional demethylmenaquinone methyltransferase/2-methoxy-6-polyprenyl-1,4-benzoquinol methylase UbiE, with product MAVSPEEKAKRVRRMFSEIAPRYDLLNRLLSFGADLRWRRRAVALALEKNPRRILDLATGTGDLALMLKRKAPHAQVVGADFAPPMLGIARKKAQAQGLGVEFLEADALALPFPGGSFDAVTIAFGFRNFADYRMALLELRRVLAPGGRLVILEFPPPPKGAFGLVYRVYFQRVLPFLGGLVSGSFGAYRYLPESVGAFPPPEALKALMEEAGFRVRYELLTFGVAAIHVGDLEAG
- a CDS encoding ABC transporter permease codes for the protein MLTDERRLGVLVALGGGVLFLLWYLAPWAVPHRLFGGEGVLLSPFGHHLPQGSLPQGYRDGWLLWTFYPSLAWLGLTLALAWTPKPARKLYLMGVLGLGLFLLAYLLFQASVAQVNAGAERPILRRYSLGLGSYATLAFSLYLLLLARLFSPGGLAFLVRRRGVVVPLFSLLLASLLGGVIVAVMKRAPGEAQSLREAWMLKLDLITYTYQLLYSPLVNPSGFLQSLLLATPLIFTGLAVALGFRGGLFNIGAPGQLILGAIAAMLVGVYLPGPRWLVLPLAILAAALAGGLWGALPGWLKARFGAHEVINTIMLNYIAASLFLFLISANEYKFFGRTLYLPFKYPGYEARSHEIRPEARIPHWTELVAPGGELSFALPLALLLGLLGYFLTRKSLGHRVLMGLLGGVVGYVMGGLLPGPGVSFGPDLTSVRLNGAFLLALLALFFFHFYVFRTVGGYELRAMGLAPKAAEYGGVMAGRKVVLIMFLAGALAGLAATHYVLGGGIDEYRLKQALPYSVGFDGIAVALMGQNTPLGVGLAAWLFGILLTGGLQVNLQLGISRELVAVLQALIVLFIAAGGFLPRYFTDPLRAAEVEVREEARKREERGEAR
- a CDS encoding ABC transporter permease translates to MNLDTAFWIALFFSTLRQTTPLLLTALGGMFSERSGVVNIALEGIILFGALTAAVVVERLEYALGPGPHPWLPWVGVLSAMAVGGLVAWVHAVVSIKYRADQIISATAINLLALGAPSLVLTYFYGNATNSKEVVNRLPLWGPEGFALSPLVYLAFLLVPLSWWILFKTPFGLRLRAVGEHPEAADTLGVNVYRMRYIGVVLSGILAGLAGAYLAIGFLNQFVRGMSAGMGFISLAAMIFGKWHPLGILFSTLLFGFASALAIQLQGTEILPAVLVQAFPYVVTVLVLAGFMGKSRPPAAVGKPYEK
- a CDS encoding PSP1 domain-containing protein; its protein translation is MTVGVRLHADLRKARTPVLRYFRFQGEPPPLEAYVVVRTGRGLEVGKVRTPPRKEKEAGEVVRLATKEDLDLALRLRAKAEEAAFYLRARLQEEGVRAKVLGCDFTLDGRHLSVHYAAEERVNLRRFTRELAERFGARVEFLAEGPREEAAYLGTLGACGMESCCSTWLQGFAQVSIKLARDQGLPLNPEKISGPCGRLLCCLAYEHPVYQELLAELPRKNARVCTKEGVCGKVQKVNPLKGTVELFLEEGKTVEVAKEELA